The following proteins come from a genomic window of Deltaproteobacteria bacterium:
- the secD gene encoding protein translocase subunit SecD — MKKNLWPRTILVLGVLGLCAFFLLPNILKREELRFGPFKMDSINLGLDLKGGMHVVLKVRTDKAILDELGHSADRLKEALVEKNAAPVSSQVTDKSWIDIEFASEQAREQAAAFIREYWTIYTAENHGPLGLRLTMIEQERDALKQNALLQAKETIENRIDEFAVKEPQIYTQGADQIVVRLPGVVDPTRAKGLIGKTAVLEFKIVEKPEYQARTREQLMSQIGGSVPVGYDIYTSADDSRAGAVVYLLKKVAEITGAELTDARRALDQYSRPAVDFQFNSAAGKRFGDITGSNIQKQLAIVLDNKVVSAPVIQSKIYSRGQITGDFTNEEARDLAIVLRAGSLPVPVEIEEERTVGPTLGEDSIRKGLRSFLVGGLVVIFMTVVYYRKAGIIAVIALLANVVLLLGVLALFGATLTLPGIAGILLTVGMAVDANVIINERIREEIRAGKTPRASVEAGYEKALWAILDANITTAVAGVVLYQFGTGPIKGFAVTLLIGLASSVFTAVVGTRLIYDYILQNRRGLKSLSI; from the coding sequence ATGAAGAAAAACCTTTGGCCGCGCACGATTCTGGTGCTGGGCGTTTTGGGCCTGTGCGCGTTTTTCCTGTTGCCGAACATCCTGAAGCGGGAAGAACTGCGTTTCGGCCCGTTTAAGATGGACTCCATCAACCTGGGACTTGACCTCAAGGGCGGCATGCACGTCGTCCTGAAGGTGCGCACCGACAAGGCGATTCTGGACGAGCTGGGCCATAGCGCCGATCGCCTTAAAGAGGCGTTGGTCGAGAAGAACGCCGCCCCGGTGTCGTCGCAGGTCACCGACAAATCGTGGATCGACATCGAGTTCGCGTCGGAACAGGCGCGGGAACAGGCCGCGGCGTTCATCCGGGAATACTGGACGATCTACACCGCCGAGAACCACGGGCCGCTCGGCCTGCGTCTCACGATGATCGAGCAGGAGCGCGACGCGCTGAAGCAAAACGCGCTGCTACAGGCGAAGGAAACCATCGAGAACCGCATCGACGAATTCGCGGTGAAAGAACCGCAGATCTACACGCAGGGAGCGGACCAAATCGTCGTGCGTCTGCCGGGTGTTGTCGATCCCACGCGTGCGAAGGGGCTGATCGGCAAGACGGCGGTGCTCGAATTCAAGATCGTCGAAAAGCCCGAGTATCAGGCCCGCACGCGCGAGCAACTGATGAGCCAGATCGGCGGATCGGTGCCGGTCGGCTACGACATCTACACTTCGGCCGACGACTCGCGCGCTGGCGCCGTGGTCTACCTGCTCAAGAAGGTGGCCGAGATCACGGGCGCCGAGTTGACCGACGCACGGCGCGCGCTCGATCAGTATTCGCGTCCGGCCGTCGATTTCCAGTTCAACTCCGCGGCCGGCAAGCGCTTCGGCGACATCACCGGTTCGAACATCCAGAAGCAGCTCGCCATCGTGCTCGACAACAAAGTCGTGAGCGCGCCGGTGATTCAGAGCAAGATCTACAGTCGCGGGCAGATCACGGGTGATTTCACCAACGAGGAAGCGCGCGACCTGGCGATCGTTCTGCGCGCGGGTTCGCTACCGGTGCCGGTCGAAATCGAGGAAGAGCGCACGGTCGGCCCGACGCTGGGTGAAGACTCGATCCGCAAGGGGCTCCGATCGTTCCTCGTCGGCGGTCTCGTCGTCATCTTCATGACCGTGGTCTACTACCGAAAAGCGGGCATCATCGCGGTGATCGCGCTGCTGGCCAACGTGGTGCTCCTGCTCGGCGTTCTGGCGCTTTTCGGCGCGACGCTCACCCTGCCGGGCATCGCGGGTATTTTGCTCACGGTCGGCATGGCGGTGGACGCGAACGTCATCATCAACGAGCGCATTCGCGAGGAGATCCGCGCAGGCAAGACGCCGCGTGCGTCGGTTGAGGCGGGCTACGAAAAAGCGCTTTGGGCGATTCTCGACGCGAACATCACGACCGCGGTCGCGGGCGTGGTGCTCTACCAATTCGGAACCGGTCCCATCAAGGGTTTCGCGGTGACGCTGCTCATCGGTCTGGCTTCGTCGGTGTTCACCGCCGTCGTCGGCACGCGGCTCATTTATGATTACATCCTTCAGAACCGCCGCGGTCTGAAGTCCCTGAGCATTTGA
- the secF gene encoding protein translocase subunit SecF has translation MEIIKPGTHVNFVKWMPAVAVVSALLTVAALALILFKGFNYSIDFAGGVEMRVEFPADVTIGQVRDSVSKMNLEGIEVISFLVEGKNVYSIKAKGEQLATAETAQAQEGHQEGDLPDVAKLLFEKIQADFGADKVAVVSTDLVGPRVGKDLRKKGIFAIVYALLGIMVYVGWRFNFRYAPGALASLAHDVLIIAGVCIVLDKEMSLQIIAVLLTIAGYSVNDTVVIFDRIREGGITYRGKSVEDAVNESLNDTLSRTILTGMTTLAVLVVMYFVGSEITRDFAELLLIGIVIGTYSSVFVASPVYIWLEKKSLARRKAQKKR, from the coding sequence ATGGAAATCATCAAGCCCGGAACGCATGTCAACTTCGTCAAGTGGATGCCCGCGGTTGCGGTGGTTTCCGCTTTGCTGACGGTCGCGGCGCTGGCATTGATCCTCTTCAAGGGGTTCAACTACAGCATCGACTTCGCGGGCGGCGTCGAGATGCGCGTCGAGTTTCCCGCCGATGTGACGATCGGTCAGGTGCGCGACTCCGTGTCGAAGATGAACCTCGAAGGGATCGAGGTGATCTCGTTCCTCGTCGAGGGCAAGAACGTCTATTCGATCAAGGCGAAGGGCGAGCAACTCGCAACCGCCGAGACCGCCCAGGCGCAGGAAGGCCACCAGGAGGGCGATCTGCCCGACGTCGCCAAGCTGCTCTTCGAAAAGATCCAGGCGGATTTCGGCGCGGACAAGGTGGCGGTGGTCTCCACCGACCTCGTCGGTCCGCGCGTCGGCAAGGATCTGCGCAAGAAAGGCATCTTCGCGATTGTTTACGCCCTCCTCGGCATCATGGTGTATGTCGGATGGCGATTCAATTTCCGATACGCCCCGGGCGCGCTGGCCTCGCTCGCGCATGACGTGCTCATCATCGCGGGTGTTTGCATCGTGCTCGACAAAGAGATGTCCCTGCAGATCATTGCCGTGTTGCTCACCATCGCGGGTTATTCGGTCAATGACACGGTCGTCATCTTCGACCGCATCCGCGAGGGCGGCATCACGTATCGGGGCAAATCGGTCGAGGACGCTGTCAACGAGTCGCTCAACGACACGCTCTCGCGCACGATCCTGACCGGCATGACGACCCTCGCGGTGCTCGTCGTCATGTACTTCGTCGGGTCCGAGATCACCCGCGACTTCGCCGAGTTGCTGCTCATCGGCATCGTCATCGGCACTTACTCGTCGGTGTTCGTGGCCTCGCCGGTTTACATCTGGCTCGAAAAGAAATCGCTCGCCCGGCGCAAAGCCCAGAAGAAACGCTGA
- the recJ gene encoding single-stranded-DNA-specific exonuclease RecJ: MARPRWKTLLAPSDALVRKLVEDGFPPLVATVLAQRGYTDPDAIDDYLQPRLSSLPSPDALAGLGAASSLIADALQSGRRICVYGDYDVDGTTATSLLVDFFARAGFPIEHLIPNRFESGYGFHAHLVEDLAARSIGLVITVDTGITGHEACARARELGVQTIITDHHEIGEALPPADAVINPHQAGCEFGDHHLTGVGLAFFLAAGVRAEFDRRGMARRDDLDLRPMLDLVALGTIADMAPVNGINRPLVSTGLRLLGDETRLGIKALKAAAGIAGKAMEYGSVSFGLAPRLNAAGRMAHAGEVVRLLTTNDPEVANAIAKELDAENARRQQVEHAIHEQARQKVTANPHADKLRTLVLAGENWHAGVIGIVAGRILEEFYRPCIVIAFDGDVGKGSGRSVRGFDLHAALAACAPHLIQFGGHRMAAGLTVERARLFDFMSAFEKYARAHLRDDDLVPELDIATECRIADLDERTATRIESMAPFGIGNPMPVFATRGVRVIDKRLMKEQHLRLRLAEGAKVVTAMGWRMAERFPDIGDTIDVAYQIGLNTWNGRREVQLTIKDIA; encoded by the coding sequence ATGGCGCGTCCGCGCTGGAAGACGCTTCTGGCCCCGTCGGACGCCCTCGTGCGAAAACTCGTCGAGGACGGATTTCCGCCGCTCGTCGCGACCGTGCTCGCGCAACGCGGTTACACCGATCCCGACGCGATCGACGACTACCTCCAGCCCCGGCTTTCTTCGCTGCCGTCGCCCGACGCGCTCGCCGGACTCGGCGCGGCGTCTTCGCTCATCGCGGACGCGCTCCAATCCGGCCGCCGGATCTGCGTTTACGGCGATTACGACGTCGACGGCACGACGGCGACGAGCCTGCTCGTCGACTTTTTCGCGCGCGCGGGATTTCCCATTGAACATCTCATCCCCAACCGGTTCGAATCGGGGTACGGCTTCCACGCGCATCTCGTCGAGGACCTCGCCGCGCGCAGCATCGGCCTCGTCATCACCGTGGACACCGGCATCACGGGTCACGAGGCCTGCGCGCGGGCGCGCGAACTCGGCGTGCAAACGATCATCACCGACCACCACGAGATCGGCGAGGCGCTGCCGCCCGCGGACGCCGTCATCAATCCGCATCAAGCGGGCTGCGAATTCGGCGACCATCACCTCACGGGCGTCGGCCTCGCGTTCTTTCTCGCGGCCGGCGTGCGAGCGGAGTTCGACCGGCGCGGCATGGCGCGTCGCGACGACCTCGACCTGCGCCCGATGCTCGACCTCGTCGCGCTCGGCACCATCGCGGACATGGCGCCGGTGAACGGCATCAACCGTCCGCTCGTCTCGACCGGTCTGCGTCTGCTGGGCGACGAGACGCGGCTTGGCATCAAGGCGCTCAAGGCCGCGGCGGGCATCGCCGGCAAGGCGATGGAGTACGGCTCGGTGAGTTTCGGTCTCGCGCCCCGCCTGAACGCGGCCGGGCGCATGGCGCACGCGGGCGAGGTCGTGCGCCTGTTGACGACGAACGACCCCGAGGTGGCGAACGCGATCGCGAAGGAACTCGACGCCGAAAACGCACGCCGCCAGCAGGTCGAACACGCCATCCACGAGCAGGCGCGACAGAAGGTCACCGCGAATCCCCACGCCGATAAACTGCGAACTCTTGTGCTCGCGGGCGAGAATTGGCACGCGGGTGTGATCGGAATCGTGGCCGGACGGATTCTCGAGGAGTTTTATCGCCCCTGCATCGTGATCGCGTTTGACGGCGACGTGGGGAAGGGGAGCGGGCGGTCCGTGCGCGGCTTCGACCTGCACGCCGCGCTCGCCGCGTGCGCACCGCATCTCATCCAGTTCGGCGGGCATCGGATGGCGGCGGGTCTCACGGTCGAACGCGCGCGGCTCTTCGACTTCATGTCGGCGTTTGAAAAATACGCCCGCGCACACCTGCGCGACGACGATCTCGTGCCCGAACTCGATATCGCGACCGAGTGTCGCATCGCCGACCTCGATGAACGCACCGCGACCCGGATCGAGTCGATGGCGCCATTCGGCATCGGCAACCCGATGCCGGTATTCGCGACGCGCGGCGTTCGCGTGATCGATAAACGCCTCATGAAGGAGCAGCACCTGCGGCTCCGGCTCGCGGAAGGCGCGAAGGTCGTGACCGCGATGGGTTGGCGGATGGCGGAGCGTTTTCCCGATATCGGGGATACGATCGACGTCGCGTATCAGATCGGGCTCAACACCTGGAACGGTCGGCGCGAGGTTCAGCTCACCATCAAAGACATCGCCTGA
- a CDS encoding glycosyltransferase family 2 protein yields the protein MKVTVGIPTYNDSATVGRVLDAVLAQTRLPDEVILVDDGSRDGSGAEGLARGVRVISHVHNLGLAQARNTILENATGDVVVFFDADAVPDRNCLKHLMRHFRDKAVAGVGGRGLEVCHSNRFQKWRARNTPQDHGVKLIQDDWMIMGLCFAFRRSVALEIGGFDSSFSRAGEDVDMSLRVRKAGHRLVYEPMAVVQHLPGGGIVDITRQAYKHAMFATYALGKNGESPAPYFADSCAHLARTSVSDLRSGRIMDGGVGILNMAARTAGAFVGTARAKSEQIRGSHR from the coding sequence ATGAAGGTCACGGTCGGCATTCCCACGTACAACGATTCGGCGACGGTCGGACGAGTGCTGGACGCTGTGCTGGCGCAGACGCGCTTGCCCGACGAAGTGATTCTCGTGGACGACGGCTCACGCGACGGCAGCGGGGCGGAAGGCCTCGCGCGCGGCGTGCGCGTCATCAGCCACGTCCACAATCTGGGCTTGGCGCAGGCACGAAACACGATTCTGGAAAACGCGACCGGCGACGTGGTGGTGTTTTTCGACGCCGACGCGGTGCCCGACCGCAACTGTCTGAAGCATCTGATGCGTCATTTCCGCGACAAGGCGGTGGCCGGGGTCGGCGGGCGCGGGCTCGAGGTCTGCCACAGCAATCGCTTCCAGAAGTGGCGCGCGCGCAACACGCCGCAGGACCACGGCGTCAAGCTGATCCAGGACGACTGGATGATCATGGGCCTTTGCTTCGCGTTTCGCCGGAGCGTTGCGCTCGAGATCGGCGGCTTCGACAGCAGTTTCAGCCGCGCGGGCGAAGACGTGGACATGTCACTGCGCGTGCGCAAGGCGGGACATCGCCTCGTGTACGAGCCCATGGCGGTGGTGCAGCACCTGCCGGGCGGCGGAATCGTCGACATCACCCGTCAGGCGTACAAGCATGCGATGTTCGCAACTTACGCGCTCGGCAAAAACGGCGAATCGCCGGCGCCGTATTTCGCCGACAGTTGTGCGCACCTCGCACGCACTTCCGTCTCCGATCTGCGTTCCGGTCGAATCATGGACGGCGGCGTCGGCATCTTGAACATGGCCGCGCGCACGGCCGGCGCGTTCGTCGGCACCGCCCGCGCCAAGAGCGAGCAGATCCGCGGTTCGCACCGCTGA
- the lysS gene encoding lysine--tRNA ligase, whose amino-acid sequence MELDTNRIIEQRRQAAVAMRERGENPFPNDFKPDTKTWSLHDLYGARTAADLEAVETRHTVAGRVMAVRDFGNMAFLDLRDVSGRIQLVANKKVIGPDLMKAVKSFDLGDVIGVTGKPMRTKTDELSLMIESARLVTKSLRPLPEKWHGLTDVETRYRQRYTDLIMNPDVRDVFVARSRIIRRIREFFVEREFLEVETPMMHPLAGGAAARPFVTHHNALDMDLYLRIAPELYLKRLVVGGFERVFEINRNFRNEGISIQHNPEFTMLEFYQAYADFQELMDVVEALFADVCVTLHGKTEIVCQGATIRLAAPFRRVSVEQAVLEHCPELSAADLRNVDRVRVFAESLGLASKPSWGWGRYVTEIFEERVEKTLIQPTFVYHYPTEVSPLARRNESDPDLVDRWELFVFGRELANAFSELNDPDDQRDRFEEQMKAKAEGDVEAQPFDADYIRALEYGMPPAAGCGIGIDRLVMLLMNQASIRDVIFFPQLRPEHQGPR is encoded by the coding sequence ATGGAGCTCGACACCAACCGCATCATCGAACAGCGCCGCCAGGCTGCGGTCGCCATGCGCGAACGCGGCGAAAATCCGTTTCCCAACGACTTTAAGCCCGACACGAAGACGTGGAGCCTCCACGATCTCTACGGGGCAAGAACGGCGGCGGATCTGGAAGCGGTCGAGACGCGGCACACCGTGGCGGGGCGCGTCATGGCGGTGCGCGATTTCGGGAACATGGCGTTTCTCGACCTGCGCGACGTCTCCGGCCGCATCCAGCTCGTGGCGAACAAGAAGGTGATCGGCCCGGACCTGATGAAGGCGGTCAAGTCGTTCGACCTCGGCGACGTTATCGGTGTGACAGGCAAGCCGATGCGCACGAAAACCGACGAACTGTCGCTCATGATCGAGTCGGCGCGGCTCGTGACCAAGAGCCTGCGTCCGCTGCCGGAAAAATGGCACGGCCTGACCGACGTCGAAACGCGCTATCGGCAGCGCTACACCGACCTCATCATGAACCCCGACGTGCGGGACGTTTTTGTCGCGCGCAGCCGGATCATCCGGCGCATCCGCGAGTTTTTTGTCGAGCGGGAGTTCCTCGAAGTCGAAACGCCGATGATGCACCCGCTGGCCGGCGGCGCCGCGGCGCGGCCCTTCGTGACGCACCACAACGCGCTCGACATGGATCTCTACCTGCGTATTGCGCCGGAGCTGTACCTCAAGCGTCTGGTGGTGGGCGGATTCGAGCGCGTGTTCGAGATCAATCGGAATTTCCGCAACGAGGGCATCAGCATCCAGCACAATCCCGAATTCACGATGCTGGAATTCTATCAGGCCTACGCGGACTTCCAGGAGCTGATGGACGTGGTGGAGGCGCTCTTCGCCGACGTATGCGTCACGCTGCACGGCAAGACGGAGATCGTGTGCCAGGGCGCGACGATCCGCCTCGCGGCCCCGTTCCGACGGGTGAGTGTCGAGCAGGCCGTGCTGGAGCACTGCCCCGAGCTGTCGGCGGCGGATCTTCGCAACGTGGACCGCGTGCGCGTCTTCGCCGAGTCGCTCGGCCTCGCGTCGAAGCCGTCGTGGGGCTGGGGCCGTTACGTGACGGAGATTTTCGAGGAGCGCGTCGAGAAGACGCTCATTCAACCGACCTTCGTCTACCACTATCCGACGGAGGTTTCGCCGCTCGCCAGGCGCAACGAAAGCGATCCCGACCTTGTCGACCGCTGGGAACTGTTCGTGTTCGGGCGCGAGCTCGCCAACGCCTTCTCGGAACTCAACGACCCGGACGATCAGCGCGATCGTTTTGAAGAGCAGATGAAAGCGAAGGCGGAAGGCGACGTCGAGGCGCAGCCTTTTGACGCCGACTACATCCGCGCATTGGAGTACGGCATGCCGCCCGCCGCGGGTTGCGGAATCGGGATCGACCGGCTGGTCATGCTGCTCATGAACCAGGCGTCGATCCGCGACGTGATTTTCTTCCCGCAACTTCGCCCCGAGCACCAGGGGCCGCGTTGA
- a CDS encoding lipoprotein-releasing ABC transporter permease subunit, with protein MGMRFLRPRRKQILWSIVTVISVSGVALGVTVLIVVISVMTGFQDYMRQKSLEAYSHMVVLSFAGQIENYPDLLSRVEKFPGVIAASPFVYSEVMMTRRDNVAGVIVRGVDTASFSRVSKVGEAMDIGRLDDLNTLHAPTTEDQTGGETAPLPAVVIGSELAATLQVFPGDVIGLVTPLGEVTPMGMVPKMKQFVVTGIFTLGLFEFDSKFVFINKTDAQAFFGIGDRISGVEVIVNDVMKAPEIAMAMNEDLGWPFKVKDWTRMNENLFAAIKLEKLVMFVILSLIIFVASMNIFTTLYWTVMDKKRAIAVMRTMGATQNSILRLFLVQGMVIGAIGAVFGLLLGTGLCLAQIKFHLVRIDPKVYLIETLPMKLEMANFVIVAAAALVMSLAATIIPARTAARVDPVQVLRYE; from the coding sequence GTGGGGATGCGCTTTCTGCGTCCCCGGCGCAAGCAGATTCTCTGGTCGATCGTCACGGTGATTTCGGTTTCCGGCGTCGCCCTCGGGGTCACGGTCCTGATCGTCGTCATCAGCGTGATGACCGGCTTCCAGGACTACATGCGTCAGAAGAGCCTCGAGGCGTATTCGCACATGGTCGTGCTCTCGTTTGCGGGACAGATCGAGAACTATCCGGATCTGCTTTCGCGCGTCGAGAAGTTTCCCGGCGTAATTGCGGCGAGCCCCTTCGTCTATTCCGAGGTCATGATGACGCGCCGGGACAACGTCGCGGGTGTCATCGTGCGCGGGGTCGACACGGCGAGTTTTTCGCGAGTGTCCAAGGTCGGCGAGGCGATGGACATCGGGCGGCTCGACGACCTGAACACGCTTCACGCGCCGACCACCGAGGATCAGACGGGCGGCGAAACCGCGCCGCTTCCGGCGGTCGTCATCGGATCGGAACTCGCGGCGACCCTGCAGGTGTTTCCCGGCGACGTTATTGGGCTCGTCACTCCGCTGGGCGAAGTGACGCCGATGGGCATGGTCCCAAAGATGAAACAGTTCGTCGTGACCGGCATCTTCACGCTCGGGCTGTTCGAGTTCGATTCGAAGTTCGTATTCATCAACAAGACCGACGCGCAGGCGTTTTTCGGCATCGGCGACCGCATCAGCGGCGTCGAGGTGATCGTGAACGACGTGATGAAGGCGCCCGAGATCGCGATGGCGATGAACGAGGACCTGGGCTGGCCGTTCAAGGTCAAGGACTGGACGCGGATGAACGAGAACCTCTTCGCCGCGATCAAGCTCGAAAAACTCGTCATGTTCGTCATCCTCTCGCTCATCATCTTCGTCGCGTCGATGAACATTTTTACGACGCTCTATTGGACGGTGATGGACAAGAAGCGCGCGATCGCCGTGATGCGCACCATGGGCGCGACGCAAAACTCCATCCTTCGCCTGTTTCTCGTGCAGGGGATGGTGATCGGCGCGATCGGGGCGGTATTCGGGCTCCTGTTGGGAACGGGGCTGTGCCTCGCGCAGATCAAGTTCCATCTCGTGCGGATCGACCCGAAGGTCTATCTGATCGAAACGCTGCCGATGAAGCTGGAGATGGCGAACTTCGTCATCGTGGCGGCGGCGGCGCTCGTCATGTCGCTCGCGGCGACGATCATCCCCGCGCGCACGGCGGCACGGGTGGACCCGGTGCAGGTGCTGCGCTATGAATGA
- a CDS encoding ABC transporter ATP-binding protein gives MNDALAAPVVECRGLEKVFSNTTTPVAVLRGVDLRVESGDMMAVVGVSGVGKTTLLYVMGLLERPSAGELLFDGAPVFGQMSDAELSAFRNRKIGFVFQFHHLIQEFTVLENVMMPCVIAGMSERAGRDAALAALAQLGIDHRADHKPGEVSGGEQQRAAVARALVMRPRLVLADEPTGNLDERTAAVMHDEFVRLNTELGITFVVVTHNEELARRMTSVVRLHDGKAEHLK, from the coding sequence ATGAATGACGCGCTCGCGGCGCCGGTGGTGGAATGCCGGGGCCTGGAAAAGGTCTTCTCCAACACGACCACGCCGGTGGCGGTGCTGCGCGGGGTCGATCTGCGCGTCGAATCCGGCGACATGATGGCCGTGGTCGGCGTTTCGGGTGTGGGTAAGACGACGTTGCTCTATGTGATGGGTCTGCTGGAGCGGCCCAGCGCGGGGGAACTGCTTTTTGACGGCGCGCCGGTTTTCGGGCAAATGTCTGACGCCGAATTGTCGGCTTTTCGGAACCGGAAGATCGGGTTCGTGTTCCAATTCCACCACCTCATTCAGGAATTCACGGTGCTGGAGAACGTAATGATGCCGTGCGTGATCGCCGGAATGTCCGAGCGGGCGGGGCGCGATGCGGCCTTGGCGGCGCTCGCGCAGCTCGGCATCGATCATCGGGCGGACCACAAACCCGGCGAAGTTTCCGGCGGCGAGCAGCAGCGCGCGGCCGTGGCGCGGGCGCTTGTCATGCGGCCGAGGCTCGTGCTGGCTGATGAGCCAACGGGCAACCTCGACGAACGCACCGCGGCGGTGATGCACGACGAATTCGTCCGCCTGAACACGGAACTCGGCATCACCTTTGTCGTGGTGACGCACAACGAAGAACTCGCCCGGCGCATGACGAGCGTCGTCAGGCTGCACGACGGAAAGGCGGAGCATCTGAAGTGA
- the bamA gene encoding outer membrane protein assembly factor BamA has product MNARRAIAALVFVLVCAIPAVALAETVVRIDVEGVRRIEADAVISKMTSRVGDDFSLQSVDQDIKAIYGMGYFYDVSIDRTDVEGGVSLTVTVSEKPAVQEYVFVGNKHIGEEKIKENTDLKPNTILSDAKIKENIYKIVKMYEDDGYFMVDITYRLEELPNNRVKVVIEINEFKKVYIKRINFLGNRAFTDEELRKHMMTREGDLWSFMGQGGIYKPEILLNDVNMLRGWYLDHGFLEVQISEPVVSLSADRRNMFVAVTVEEGPQYYVGKLDIEGDLLFEKESLMKLVTLKTGDLFHRGKFEESTNALRAKYTDIGFAFAEVTADTPTNPQTRIIDITFKVNKGKLAYFEKIVITGNTSTRDKVVRRELSIKEGDLYSGPGIRRSKERLMRLGYFDEVAISTERGSTDESVSLLIRVKERMQGSFMVGVGFSSLESFVGTATISHNNLFGYGTKLSLNAEVGKFRKNFQLKLREPYLLDSRWIGTLGLVNSEQDYFQFDRFDKAISAGFGYPLYWDVEAHVSYGYRSVEIKNVENQAALFLTLQEGRTISTSTTYTLSRDTVNSPFDPTDGSRVSASVEWASEYFGGELEFMKYVGQARRYFPIWKGISIMVNGEGGYGYDLNEERLHITERWFLGGLNTVRGFPLRSLGPEDSSIIATDPGDPASTLTEVSTVIGGNKYLQGNIELLIPIVKELNIKGVLFYDAGNALAEEEWFALDGFRQSWGFGVRWISPIGPLRFEWGYPLHPRDDERTQNFEFGIGTFF; this is encoded by the coding sequence GTGAACGCCCGCCGCGCCATCGCCGCGCTCGTTTTCGTGCTGGTCTGCGCGATCCCCGCCGTCGCGCTCGCCGAGACCGTGGTGCGCATCGACGTCGAGGGCGTGCGTCGCATCGAGGCCGACGCGGTGATCTCGAAGATGACATCCCGCGTGGGCGACGACTTCTCGCTCCAATCCGTCGATCAGGACATCAAGGCAATCTACGGGATGGGCTATTTCTACGACGTCTCGATCGACCGCACGGACGTGGAGGGCGGGGTCTCGCTCACCGTGACCGTCTCCGAAAAGCCCGCCGTGCAGGAGTACGTCTTCGTCGGCAACAAGCACATCGGCGAGGAAAAAATCAAGGAAAACACCGATCTGAAGCCGAACACGATCCTGTCCGACGCGAAGATCAAGGAAAACATCTACAAGATCGTCAAGATGTACGAGGACGACGGCTACTTCATGGTGGACATCACCTATCGCCTCGAAGAGCTGCCGAACAACCGGGTCAAGGTCGTCATCGAGATCAACGAGTTCAAAAAGGTCTACATCAAGCGCATCAACTTCCTGGGCAATCGGGCGTTCACCGACGAGGAACTCCGGAAGCACATGATGACGCGCGAGGGCGACCTGTGGTCGTTCATGGGGCAGGGCGGCATCTACAAGCCCGAGATCCTGCTCAACGACGTCAACATGCTGCGCGGCTGGTATCTGGACCACGGCTTTCTGGAGGTGCAGATCAGCGAGCCCGTGGTGTCGCTCTCAGCCGACCGGCGCAACATGTTCGTCGCGGTCACCGTCGAGGAAGGCCCGCAGTATTACGTCGGCAAGCTCGACATCGAGGGCGATCTGCTCTTCGAAAAAGAGTCGCTGATGAAGCTCGTGACCCTCAAAACCGGCGATCTGTTCCACCGGGGCAAGTTCGAGGAGAGCACGAACGCGCTTCGAGCGAAGTACACCGACATCGGCTTTGCGTTCGCCGAGGTCACGGCCGACACGCCGACGAATCCGCAGACGCGGATCATCGACATCACCTTCAAGGTGAACAAGGGCAAGCTGGCGTACTTCGAAAAGATCGTCATCACGGGCAACACCTCGACGCGCGACAAGGTCGTGCGCCGTGAATTGTCGATCAAGGAAGGCGACCTGTACTCGGGCCCGGGCATCCGCCGCAGCAAGGAGCGGCTGATGCGCCTCGGCTATTTCGACGAGGTCGCGATCTCCACCGAGCGCGGTAGCACCGACGAGTCCGTCAGTCTCCTCATTCGCGTGAAGGAGCGCATGCAGGGCAGCTTCATGGTCGGCGTCGGTTTCTCGTCGCTCGAAAGCTTCGTCGGCACGGCGACGATCAGCCACAACAACCTGTTCGGATACGGCACCAAGCTTTCGCTCAACGCCGAGGTCGGCAAATTCCGCAAGAACTTCCAGCTCAAACTGCGCGAGCCCTACCTGCTCGACTCGCGGTGGATCGGCACCCTCGGACTCGTCAACTCGGAACAGGACTACTTCCAGTTCGATCGTTTCGACAAGGCAATCAGCGCGGGATTCGGCTATCCGCTCTATTGGGACGTCGAGGCGCACGTCTCTTACGGTTATCGGTCGGTGGAGATCAAGAACGTCGAAAATCAGGCGGCGCTGTTCCTGACGCTTCAGGAAGGCCGCACGATCTCGACCTCGACCACCTATACGCTGTCGCGCGACACGGTGAATTCGCCCTTCGATCCCACCGACGGGTCGCGTGTGTCGGCGTCGGTGGAGTGGGCGAGCGAATATTTCGGCGGCGAACTCGAATTCATGAAATACGTCGGCCAGGCGCGGCGCTACTTCCCGATCTGGAAGGGCATCTCGATCATGGTCAACGGCGAGGGCGGCTACGGCTACGATCTCAACGAGGAACGGCTGCACATCACCGAGCGCTGGTTCCTCGGCGGACTCAACACCGTGCGCGGCTTCCCGCTGCGCAGCCTTGGGCCCGAGGATTCGTCCATCATCGCCACCGACCCGGGTGACCCGGCCTCGACGCTGACCGAGGTCTCCACGGTCATCGGCGGCAACAAGTACCTTCAGGGAAACATCGAGCTGTTGATTCCGATCGTGAAGGAACTCAATATCAAGGGCGTCCTGTTCTACGACGCCGGCAACGCCCTCGCGGAAGAAGAGTGGTTCGCCCTCGACGGCTTCCGCCAGAGCTGGGGCTTCGGTGTGCGCTGGATCAGCCCGATCGGGCCGTTGCGCTTCGAGTGGGGCTATCCGCTGCACCCGCGCGACGACGAGCGGACGCAGAACTTCGAATTCGGCATCGGGACGTTCTTCTAA